Proteins from a genomic interval of Corynebacterium deserti GIMN1.010:
- a CDS encoding DeoR/GlpR family DNA-binding transcription regulator translates to MVTQPDRQHRILSLLEPTGAVSVGDLAEHFEVTTETIRRDLRIMESHGLLQRVHGGAITPEPMGASPPAHPRVRVPGFPPTLPMLELAEVAVTTIEPGARSIFLDAGAGCTAIATVLSDPPEDARWTVVTNSPGAVIALSQSGDTATVVLCGRVHQKSQSVVGANAVKMISSLRADIAFVEVDALDSDARFYTFHPETIPIKKAMMNNARCSVAVLRHDAQHNTGMHSFASVTDFDVLVTNAQPSDTRFFSDHNIQVVTP, encoded by the coding sequence ATGGTCACTCAACCTGATCGACAACACAGAATCCTGTCGTTGTTGGAACCAACAGGTGCGGTTTCCGTAGGCGATCTCGCAGAGCACTTTGAGGTCACCACTGAAACCATTCGTCGAGATCTTCGCATTATGGAATCCCATGGCTTGCTCCAGCGGGTTCATGGTGGGGCGATTACTCCCGAGCCGATGGGCGCGTCTCCCCCAGCACATCCGCGGGTCCGCGTCCCGGGTTTTCCGCCCACACTTCCCATGCTTGAACTAGCAGAGGTGGCGGTCACCACGATTGAACCCGGTGCACGAAGCATCTTTCTTGATGCAGGGGCGGGCTGTACAGCGATAGCCACAGTATTAAGTGATCCGCCTGAGGATGCTCGATGGACAGTGGTCACCAACTCCCCCGGCGCCGTCATCGCTTTGTCACAGTCTGGTGACACGGCCACGGTGGTGCTGTGCGGGCGAGTCCACCAAAAGAGTCAATCAGTAGTGGGTGCAAACGCCGTGAAGATGATCTCTTCACTTCGTGCAGACATTGCGTTCGTGGAAGTTGATGCGCTCGATTCTGATGCCCGGTTTTATACCTTCCATCCGGAAACCATCCCCATTAAGAAGGCCATGATGAACAATGCCCGATGTTCTGTTGCTGTGTTGAGGCATGACGCTCAACACAACACTGGAATGCACAGCTTTGCGTCCGTGACTGATTTCGATGTGCTGGTCACCAACGCACAGCCGTCCGATACACGTTTCTTTTCCGACCACAACATCCAGGTGGTAACCCCTTGA
- a CDS encoding 1-phosphofructokinase, translating into MIITFTPNPSIDSTLALREELVRGTVQRLDSVTAVAGGKGINVAHAVLLAGFETLAIFPAGKLDPFVPLVREIGLPCDSVVVSTNVRTNTTVTEPDGTTTKLNGPGAFLSEPKLRSLEKMLVNALVPEVTWVVLAGSLPPGAPVDWYPRLTALIHAARPDVRVAVDTSDQPLLELGKKLDEPGAAPNLIKPNGLELGQLANVDGEELEALALKGDYTAIIDAAEVLVQRGVEQVLVTLGPAGAVLVNADGAWTSTTPAIDVVSTVGAGDCALAGFVMARSQKKSIEESLLNAVSYGSAAAALPGTTIPRPDQLTYGGAKVTLVKDLKESA; encoded by the coding sequence TTGATCATTACATTCACTCCCAATCCCAGCATTGATTCCACGCTCGCTCTCCGCGAGGAGCTTGTTCGTGGAACCGTTCAGCGCCTTGATTCCGTCACAGCCGTCGCCGGCGGCAAAGGAATCAACGTCGCGCATGCCGTGTTGCTTGCGGGATTCGAAACCTTGGCTATTTTTCCAGCCGGTAAACTTGACCCGTTTGTGCCACTTGTACGTGAGATCGGATTGCCGTGCGATTCCGTCGTCGTTTCCACCAACGTGCGCACCAACACCACCGTCACCGAACCTGACGGCACCACCACCAAGCTCAACGGACCCGGCGCGTTTCTCAGCGAACCTAAGTTGCGCAGCCTAGAAAAGATGCTTGTCAACGCGCTTGTGCCCGAAGTCACCTGGGTAGTGCTCGCGGGCTCGCTACCACCAGGGGCACCGGTTGATTGGTATCCGCGCCTCACGGCGCTCATCCATGCGGCTCGTCCTGATGTCCGCGTTGCAGTAGATACCTCAGACCAACCACTGTTGGAGCTTGGTAAGAAGCTCGACGAACCAGGGGCTGCTCCCAACCTCATCAAGCCCAACGGGTTGGAGCTCGGACAGCTTGCCAATGTCGATGGCGAAGAGCTGGAAGCGCTAGCTTTAAAAGGTGATTACACCGCCATCATTGACGCCGCAGAAGTCCTGGTACAGCGCGGCGTCGAGCAAGTGCTTGTCACCCTCGGCCCCGCAGGTGCGGTATTGGTCAACGCAGATGGCGCATGGACGTCGACGACTCCAGCCATTGATGTTGTGTCCACTGTCGGTGCCGGCGATTGTGCTTTAGCTGGATTCGTCATGGCACGTTCCCAAAAGAAATCTATCGAGGAAAGTCTTCTCAACGCCGTCTCCTATGGATCGGCTGCTGCAGCACTTCCCGGTACAACCATCCCTCGTCCCGACCAACTCACCTATGGTGGTGCGAAGGTCACCCTCGTTAAAGATTTGAAAGAGTCAGCATGA
- a CDS encoding PTS fructose transporter subunit IIABC codes for MSSVINSSLVRLDVDFGSTTTDVITNLATVVFEAGRATDAQLLASNALEREAKSGTGVPGQVAIPHCRSEAVSEPTLGFARLNNPVDFGGPDGDANIVFLIAAPAGGGKEHLKILSKLARSLVKKDFIKALHDATTEQDIVDVVDAVLNPAPAATPVAAAASGSTESTENTESTENTVASTSVTRIVAITACPTGIAHTYMAADSLTQNAAGRDDVIIQVETQGSSAVTPLDPKVIEAADAVIFATDVGVKDRERFAGKPVIESGVKRAINEPAKMIDEAIAASKNPNARKVSGVASAASSSDEVGEKLGWGKRIQQAVMTGVSYMVPFVAAGGLLLALGFAFGGYDMANGWQAIATQFSLTNLPGNTIDVDGAAMTFERSGFLLYFGAVLFATGQAAMGFIVAALSGYTAYALGGRPGIAPGFVGGAISVTIGAGFIGGLVTGILAGLIALWIGSWKVPRVVQSLMPVVIIPLLTSLVVGLVMYLLLGRPLASIMTGLQDWLSSMSGSSAILLGIILGLMMCFDLGGPVNKAAYLFGTAGLSTGDQASMEIMAAIMAAGMVPPIALSIATLLRKKLFTPAEQENGKSSWLLGLAFVSEGAIPFAAADPLRVIPAMMAGGATTGAVSMALNVGSRAPHGGIFVVWAIDPWWGWLIALAAGTIVSTVVVIALKQFWPNKAVAAEVAKQEAALAAA; via the coding sequence ATGAGCAGCGTAATTAACTCCTCGCTTGTCCGGTTGGATGTCGATTTTGGCTCCACCACCACTGATGTCATCACCAATCTCGCCACCGTCGTCTTCGAGGCTGGTCGTGCCACCGACGCCCAGCTGCTTGCTTCTAACGCACTGGAGCGTGAAGCAAAGTCTGGCACCGGCGTTCCAGGCCAGGTAGCAATCCCCCACTGCCGCTCCGAAGCTGTGTCCGAGCCAACCCTTGGCTTTGCACGCCTGAACAATCCAGTGGACTTTGGTGGGCCTGATGGAGATGCCAACATTGTCTTCCTTATTGCAGCTCCTGCAGGCGGTGGCAAAGAACACTTGAAGATTCTGTCCAAGCTGGCACGTTCGCTGGTGAAAAAAGACTTCATTAAAGCTCTTCACGACGCCACCACGGAGCAGGACATCGTTGACGTTGTTGACGCTGTGCTTAACCCCGCGCCTGCCGCAACCCCTGTGGCGGCAGCTGCTTCTGGGAGCACTGAGAGCACTGAGAACACTGAGAGCACTGAGAACACGGTAGCGTCGACAAGCGTGACCCGTATTGTGGCCATTACCGCATGCCCAACCGGTATCGCACATACGTATATGGCGGCTGATTCGCTTACGCAGAATGCTGCCGGGCGTGATGACGTGATCATTCAGGTGGAAACGCAGGGCTCCTCCGCGGTCACTCCGCTGGATCCGAAGGTCATTGAAGCTGCCGATGCGGTCATTTTCGCCACCGATGTCGGAGTGAAAGATCGCGAACGTTTCGCGGGCAAGCCTGTCATCGAATCTGGTGTGAAGCGCGCCATCAACGAACCCGCCAAGATGATTGATGAGGCTATCGCTGCGTCTAAGAACCCTAACGCACGCAAAGTCAGTGGTGTAGCAAGCGCTGCATCAAGCTCGGACGAAGTTGGCGAAAAGCTCGGCTGGGGCAAACGCATCCAGCAGGCCGTCATGACCGGCGTGTCCTACATGGTTCCGTTTGTCGCCGCCGGTGGTCTCCTCCTCGCCTTGGGCTTTGCCTTCGGTGGTTACGACATGGCCAACGGCTGGCAGGCGATCGCTACCCAGTTCTCTTTGACCAACCTGCCGGGCAACACCATTGACGTTGACGGCGCTGCCATGACCTTTGAGCGTTCCGGCTTCCTGCTGTACTTCGGTGCTGTGCTTTTTGCCACCGGTCAGGCAGCCATGGGCTTCATCGTCGCGGCGCTCTCCGGTTACACCGCCTACGCACTTGGTGGTCGCCCAGGTATCGCGCCGGGCTTTGTTGGTGGCGCAATTTCCGTCACCATCGGCGCTGGCTTCATTGGTGGTCTGGTTACCGGTATCTTGGCTGGTCTCATTGCCCTGTGGATTGGCTCCTGGAAGGTGCCACGCGTGGTGCAGTCACTGATGCCTGTGGTCATCATCCCGCTGCTAACCTCACTGGTTGTTGGTCTCGTCATGTACCTCCTGCTGGGTCGCCCACTCGCATCCATCATGACCGGTCTGCAGGACTGGCTATCGTCAATGTCCGGAAGCTCCGCCATCTTGCTGGGTATCATCTTGGGCCTCATGATGTGTTTCGACCTTGGCGGACCAGTAAACAAGGCAGCCTACCTCTTTGGTACCGCAGGCCTGTCTACCGGCGACCAAGCTTCCATGGAAATCATGGCCGCGATCATGGCAGCTGGCATGGTCCCACCAATCGCGTTGTCCATTGCTACCCTGCTGCGCAAGAAGCTCTTCACCCCAGCAGAGCAAGAAAACGGTAAGTCCTCCTGGTTGCTCGGCCTAGCGTTCGTCTCTGAAGGTGCTATCCCATTCGCCGCCGCCGATCCACTGCGTGTCATCCCAGCCATGATGGCTGGTGGTGCCACCACCGGTGCAGTCTCCATGGCTCTCAACGTTGGTTCCCGCGCACCACACGGCGGTATCTTCGTGGTCTGGGCAATCGATCCGTGGTGGGGCTGGCTCATCGCGCTGGCAGCTGGCACGATCGTCTCCACTGTCGTGGTCATCGCTCTCAAGCAGTTCTGGCCAAACAAGGCCGTTGCTGCCGAGGTAGCAAAACAAGAGGCAGCACTCGCTGCTGCATAA
- a CDS encoding HPr family phosphocarrier protein, with the protein MASKTVTVGSSVGLHARPASIIAEAAAEYDDEILLSLVGSDDDEETDASSSLMIMALGAEHGNEVTVTSDNAEAVEKIAALIEQDLDAE; encoded by the coding sequence ATGGCTTCCAAGACTGTTACCGTTGGTTCCTCCGTTGGTCTTCATGCTCGCCCAGCATCCATCATCGCTGAAGCTGCTGCGGAGTACGACGACGAGATCTTGCTCTCCCTGGTTGGTTCCGACGATGACGAAGAGACCGATGCTTCTTCCTCCCTCATGATCATGGCCCTCGGTGCGGAGCACGGCAACGAAGTCACCGTTACCTCTGACAACGCTGAGGCTGTTGAGAAGATCGCTGCTCTGATCGAGCAGGACCTTGACGCAGAGTAA
- a CDS encoding uracil-xanthine permease family protein — protein MFVTSTWGWTVHGDGKKIGPGAVVAPKERLSWGRTIGIGMQHVIAMFGATLLVPTLTGFPVNTTLLFSGLGTIIFLLITRNRLPSYLGSSFAFIAPLTATQAQGIGVQIGGILVAGLVLIGIGFIVKAAGKKVLDAVMPPAVTGAIVALIGLNLAPTATGNFSSQPLVATVTLFAILIATVAGRGMIARLGILIGVVIGWVFAALTGNLAEGTADTISNAAWIGLPQFHTPEFQLSAILVTLPVIIVLIAENVGHVKAVSEMTKEDLDDLAGDALIADGVATTLAGGFGGSGTTTYAENIGVMAATRVYSTAAYWVAAFTAIALAFIPKFGALIFTIPAGVLGGACLVLYGLIGMLGIRIWQDNNVNFNNPVNLTMAAVALVAGIGNLTLTVFGVTLEGIAWGSVGIIVLYPIMKRLYVSFGEGKNAEF, from the coding sequence ATGTTCGTGACTTCAACATGGGGATGGACCGTCCACGGCGATGGTAAAAAGATCGGCCCCGGCGCAGTAGTAGCTCCAAAAGAGCGCCTGAGCTGGGGACGCACAATCGGAATCGGTATGCAGCATGTGATCGCCATGTTTGGCGCTACCTTGCTGGTACCTACCCTCACCGGCTTCCCGGTGAATACAACTCTACTTTTCTCTGGTCTAGGAACGATTATCTTCCTATTGATCACCCGCAATCGACTGCCCTCGTACCTGGGCAGTTCGTTTGCGTTCATTGCTCCGCTGACAGCAACCCAAGCCCAGGGCATCGGCGTGCAAATCGGCGGCATCCTGGTGGCAGGCCTTGTCCTGATCGGCATTGGCTTTATTGTCAAGGCTGCGGGTAAGAAGGTCCTCGACGCAGTGATGCCACCTGCCGTCACCGGCGCCATCGTGGCACTGATCGGACTCAACCTTGCCCCAACCGCTACTGGAAACTTCTCCAGCCAGCCACTCGTGGCAACCGTTACCCTTTTTGCCATCTTGATTGCCACTGTTGCAGGACGAGGCATGATCGCACGCCTGGGCATCTTGATTGGCGTTGTCATCGGCTGGGTATTCGCAGCACTCACCGGCAACCTCGCAGAGGGTACTGCAGACACCATCAGCAATGCAGCCTGGATTGGCCTGCCACAGTTCCACACTCCAGAATTCCAGCTGTCTGCCATTTTGGTCACGCTACCAGTCATCATCGTGCTGATTGCAGAAAATGTTGGACACGTTAAGGCTGTGTCAGAAATGACCAAAGAAGATCTCGATGACCTCGCAGGTGATGCCCTCATCGCTGATGGTGTTGCCACTACCTTGGCCGGTGGTTTCGGCGGATCCGGTACGACCACTTACGCCGAAAACATCGGCGTGATGGCCGCTACCCGTGTCTATTCCACCGCTGCTTACTGGGTTGCAGCTTTCACTGCGATTGCGCTTGCTTTCATTCCAAAATTCGGTGCTCTTATTTTCACCATCCCAGCTGGCGTCTTAGGTGGAGCTTGTTTGGTCCTTTACGGTTTGATCGGTATGCTCGGCATTCGCATCTGGCAGGACAACAATGTCAACTTCAATAATCCAGTGAATTTGACCATGGCTGCCGTTGCTTTGGTTGCAGGTATCGGAAACTTGACCCTAACCGTGTTTGGTGTCACACTCGAAGGCATCGCATGGGGGTCAGTGGGCATCATTGTCCTTTACCCAATCATGAAACGCCTGTATGTCTCCTTCGGAGAAGGCAAGAACGCAGAGTTCTAG
- the hflX gene encoding GTPase HflX: MDEKKNISHDDLLAQAFKHHKNTVPEETSGFDLGGLVRSAEPSTGDLDLEARDALRRRETEIHADEAADGYEVEYRKLRLERVILVGVWAEGTTAEIDASLAELAALADTAGAEVIESLYQKRDKPDPGTYIGSGKVRELKEIIDATGADTVVCDGELSPSQLVALERELNIKVIDRTMLILDIFAQHAKSREGKAQVALAQMEYLITRVRGWGGNLSRQAGGRAGSNGGVGLRGPGETKIEADRRRLRADMARLRRELAGLDTSRSIKRAQRSGSMVPQIAIAGYTNAGKSSLINAMTGAGVLVENALFATLDPTTRKAELADGRNVVFTDTVGFVRHLPTSLVEAFKSTLEEVVEADLMLHVVDGSDPFPLKQIDAVNTVISDIVRSTGAVPPPEIIVVNKIDQADPLTLAELRHALDDVVFVSALTGEGIKELEARIEVFLNSRDAHVLLKIPFTRGDIVSRLHQYGTVLSEQYAEDGTLVDVRIPQQLAQELDSYKVEESER; encoded by the coding sequence ATGGATGAAAAGAAAAACATTAGTCACGATGATCTCTTAGCTCAGGCTTTTAAGCATCACAAAAATACAGTTCCGGAAGAAACCTCTGGTTTTGATTTAGGTGGCCTTGTTCGATCTGCAGAACCCTCCACGGGTGACCTTGATCTTGAGGCCAGAGACGCGCTGCGTCGGCGTGAAACCGAAATCCATGCAGATGAAGCAGCTGACGGCTACGAGGTTGAGTACCGAAAGCTCCGCCTTGAGCGCGTTATTTTAGTTGGCGTGTGGGCCGAAGGTACCACCGCTGAAATTGACGCGAGCCTTGCTGAGCTCGCAGCACTAGCCGATACCGCTGGCGCAGAAGTGATTGAATCGCTCTACCAAAAACGCGACAAACCAGACCCAGGTACCTACATCGGTTCCGGTAAAGTCCGTGAGCTGAAGGAGATTATTGACGCCACCGGTGCTGACACCGTGGTCTGTGATGGTGAGCTGAGCCCTTCCCAGTTGGTGGCACTTGAACGCGAACTCAACATTAAGGTGATTGACCGCACCATGTTGATTCTTGATATCTTCGCCCAGCACGCGAAGTCCCGTGAAGGTAAAGCACAAGTTGCGCTAGCGCAGATGGAATACTTGATCACCCGTGTGCGTGGTTGGGGTGGCAACCTGTCCCGACAGGCCGGTGGCCGTGCAGGTTCCAACGGCGGTGTGGGCCTTCGTGGTCCTGGTGAAACCAAGATTGAGGCGGATCGACGTCGCCTGCGTGCCGATATGGCTCGCCTTCGTCGAGAGCTCGCAGGACTTGATACTTCTCGTTCCATTAAGCGTGCGCAGCGTTCCGGATCAATGGTTCCGCAAATTGCAATTGCGGGTTACACCAACGCCGGCAAGTCTTCGCTTATTAATGCCATGACTGGCGCTGGCGTGCTGGTGGAAAACGCGCTGTTTGCAACGCTGGATCCCACTACGCGTAAAGCAGAGCTTGCCGACGGCCGCAACGTTGTCTTCACCGACACCGTTGGCTTTGTGCGTCACCTGCCCACGTCACTTGTGGAGGCGTTCAAATCGACCTTGGAAGAAGTCGTTGAAGCTGATTTGATGCTGCACGTGGTGGATGGCTCCGATCCATTTCCACTCAAGCAGATTGATGCTGTTAATACAGTGATTAGCGATATCGTGCGCTCAACCGGCGCGGTGCCACCCCCAGAAATCATCGTGGTCAACAAGATTGATCAGGCTGATCCTTTGACTCTGGCCGAGCTGCGCCACGCTCTTGATGACGTTGTGTTTGTTTCCGCACTCACCGGTGAGGGAATCAAGGAGCTTGAGGCACGCATTGAAGTGTTCCTGAACTCCCGTGATGCACATGTGCTGCTTAAGATTCCATTCACGCGCGGTGATATCGTGTCCAGGCTTCACCAATATGGAACTGTCCTCAGCGAGCAATATGCCGAAGACGGAACGCTCGTTGATGTCCGTATCCCGCAGCAACTCGCCCAGGAACTAGACAGCTACAAGGTAGAGGAATCGGAGCGCTAA